In Candidatus Sedimenticola sp. (ex Thyasira tokunagai), the following proteins share a genomic window:
- a CDS encoding HyaD/HybD family hydrogenase maturation endopeptidase yields the protein MEAHKKEILVLGMGNILMQDEGIGVRVVEELECRYHLPDEIEVMDGGTTGTELLEPMRGIKHLIVTDAVNTGDRHGTLVRIVDREVPVFFQTKLSNHQLGLSDLLALLTLTGEAPEHVTIIGMVPHFLTNKLGLSPEAEVGIDPMVAMLVKELEGLELELRERKVPLKGYWSRQAELEASKCA from the coding sequence ATGGAAGCGCATAAAAAAGAGATACTGGTACTCGGTATGGGCAACATCCTGATGCAGGATGAGGGGATTGGTGTGCGTGTTGTCGAGGAGTTGGAGTGTCGCTACCACCTGCCCGATGAGATCGAGGTGATGGATGGTGGTACCACCGGCACCGAGCTGTTGGAGCCGATGCGCGGTATCAAACATCTGATCGTAACCGACGCGGTGAATACCGGTGATCGCCACGGTACGCTTGTGCGAATAGTTGATCGTGAGGTGCCGGTCTTCTTTCAGACCAAGCTCTCCAATCACCAGTTGGGCCTCTCTGATCTTCTGGCGCTGTTAACGCTTACCGGTGAAGCACCGGAGCATGTCACTATCATCGGTATGGTGCCCCATTTTCTCACCAATAAGTTAGGTTTGAGCCCTGAAGCAGAGGTCGGTATTGATCCCATGGTGGCTATGCTGGTCAAAGAGCTGGAAGGTTTGGAGCTTGAGTTGCGTGAACGTAAAGTCCCGCTCAAAGGTTACTGGTCCCGGCAGGCTGAACTGGAAGCGAGCAAATGTGCATAG
- the hypB gene encoding hydrogenase nickel incorporation protein HypB, with the protein MCTVCGCGEGETQVEGEEHTHEHPHHHGHDHGHHHHHDDHTHDYGQGPAHAHAPGLSQSRMVKIELDILSKNNEYAATNRRRFSEQGILALNLVSSPGSGKTTLLTRTIDNLKADLALAVIEGDQQTTNDAERIRETGVNAVQINTGKGCHLDGHMVGHALETLKPDDRSVLFIENVGNLVCPAAFDLGEAHKVAILSVTEGEDKPIKYPDMFHAADLMILNKIDLLPYLDFDVETCIEYARRVNPGIKVLQLSATTGEGMESWQQWIKATREVALIGHLAP; encoded by the coding sequence ATGTGTACCGTATGCGGTTGCGGTGAAGGCGAGACGCAAGTTGAGGGAGAAGAGCACACCCATGAACACCCCCATCACCATGGGCATGATCACGGGCATCACCACCATCACGACGATCACACCCACGATTATGGGCAGGGTCCGGCTCACGCTCACGCCCCCGGTCTTAGTCAGTCACGTATGGTCAAGATCGAACTGGATATTCTGAGTAAGAACAACGAGTATGCGGCAACCAACCGTCGCCGCTTTAGCGAGCAGGGGATACTGGCTTTAAACCTGGTCTCCAGCCCGGGCTCGGGAAAGACTACTCTGCTGACACGAACCATTGATAACCTCAAGGCCGATCTCGCCCTGGCAGTGATCGAAGGTGACCAACAGACCACCAACGATGCCGAGCGTATTCGTGAGACTGGAGTCAACGCGGTACAGATCAACACCGGCAAAGGGTGCCACCTCGACGGCCACATGGTGGGCCACGCTTTGGAGACCTTGAAGCCGGATGATCGCAGTGTGCTATTTATAGAAAATGTCGGCAATCTGGTTTGCCCCGCGGCTTTTGATCTTGGAGAGGCCCATAAGGTGGCCATACTCTCGGTCACCGAGGGTGAGGACAAGCCGATTAAATATCCCGATATGTTCCATGCCGCTGATCTGATGATCCTCAACAAGATCGATCTACTTCCCTATCTCGATTTTGATGTGGAGACGTGTATTGAGTATGCCCGACGAGTCAATCCCGGTATTAAGGTGCTGCAACTATCGGCCACTACGGGAGAGGGGATGGAGAGTTGGCAGCAATGGATCAAGGCTACTCGTGAGGTGGCGTTGATTGGTCACTTGGCTCCATGA
- the hypD gene encoding hydrogenase formation protein HypD — MKYVDEFRSGELATKLASAIRAEAESSRNYNLMEFCGGHTHAIFRYGVQDLMPDNVNFIHGPGCPVCVLPIGRIDNAIHLAERHNVILCTYGDLLRVPASGRKSLLKVKGTGADIRMVYSTQDALKIARDNPERQVVFFAIGFETTTPPTAVAIKQAKAQGLKNFSVFCNHVLTPAAIQNILESPEVREIGSVSIDGFFGPSHVSSVIGSRPYEFFAEEFQRPVVIAGFEPLDVMQSALMLIRQLNEGRHEVENEYTRVVTRDGNTKAQALVAEVLELRRTFEWRGLGLVPYSALQIKASFAEFDAEKRFDIPAVEAADVKGCECPTILRGAKKPTDCKLFGTVCTPDNPMGSCMVSSEGACAAYWSYGRFREAG, encoded by the coding sequence GTGAAATACGTCGATGAGTTCCGCTCGGGTGAACTGGCGACGAAGCTGGCTTCAGCAATAAGGGCAGAAGCGGAGAGCAGCAGAAATTACAATCTGATGGAGTTCTGTGGCGGACACACCCACGCTATCTTTCGTTATGGTGTGCAGGATCTGATGCCTGATAACGTCAACTTTATCCACGGCCCCGGCTGTCCGGTCTGCGTGCTGCCCATCGGTCGTATCGATAACGCCATCCATCTGGCAGAGCGCCACAACGTGATTCTTTGCACCTATGGTGATCTGTTACGCGTACCGGCAAGTGGGCGTAAAAGTCTGCTAAAGGTGAAGGGCACGGGGGCTGATATCCGTATGGTCTACTCCACCCAGGATGCCCTGAAGATCGCCCGCGATAATCCTGAACGCCAAGTAGTTTTTTTTGCCATCGGCTTTGAGACTACAACGCCACCGACCGCCGTTGCTATCAAACAGGCCAAGGCCCAAGGGCTGAAAAATTTCAGCGTCTTCTGTAACCATGTTCTTACCCCTGCAGCGATTCAGAATATCCTCGAGTCGCCCGAGGTGCGGGAGATCGGCTCGGTCTCCATTGATGGCTTTTTTGGTCCTTCCCATGTCAGCTCGGTTATCGGCAGTCGCCCCTATGAGTTTTTTGCCGAAGAGTTTCAACGGCCGGTGGTAATCGCAGGTTTTGAACCGCTGGATGTGATGCAGTCGGCGCTGATGCTGATTCGCCAACTTAATGAGGGACGGCACGAAGTTGAGAATGAATATACCCGGGTGGTGACAAGAGACGGTAATACCAAGGCACAGGCACTGGTCGCCGAAGTGCTGGAGCTGCGCCGAACCTTCGAGTGGCGCGGTTTGGGATTGGTGCCATACAGCGCACTACAGATAAAAGCCTCTTTTGCCGAGTTTGATGCCGAGAAACGTTTCGATATTCCGGCGGTTGAAGCTGCCGATGTTAAGGGGTGTGAGTGTCCCACCATTCTGCGCGGTGCAAAAAAGCCCACCGACTGCAAACTGTTTGGCACCGTCTGCACACCGGATAATCCCATGGGCTCCTGTATGGTCTCCTCCGAAGGGGCCTGCGCTGCGTACTGGAGTTACGGACGTTTTCGTGAGGCGGGATAG
- a CDS encoding hydrogenase maturation protein, whose translation MKILFLTHAFNSLTQRLFVELREKNHEVSVEFDINDTVAEEAVALYQPDLIIAPFLKRAISESIWGNYVCLVVHPGIIGDRGPSALDWAVLNNESTWGVTVLQANAEMDGGDVWASAEFPRCSATKAGLYRHEVTAAAVTAVLTAVERFEQGDYTPQPLHESAPSLRGQLRPLMKQDDRRINWQRDDTETVLRKIRCADGFPGVRDKLLDQDLFLYDAKAEGKLGGKPGQVIARCGPAICRATVDGAVWIGHLRDKKGGHPFKLPATRLLAEEVTMLPEVSADETSGYREIWYEEEGEVGYLYFPFYNGAMGSNQCAALLTAYREAKQQNSRIIVLMGGPDFWSNGMHLNLIEAAESPADESWRNINAIDDLAREIINTDSHMTIAALQGNAGAGGVFLARACDRVWAREGVILNPHYKDMGNLYGSEYWSYLLPHYAGEENAHLISQARLPMGTKEACGLGLVDVIFQTDSQGFIESIKHRASAWAGSSEFQHLLQQKNEQRRNDEALNSLENYREDELEHMRRNFYGFDPSYHIARYNFVYKVPKSRTPLTIAIHRRRSDIVRRDHPRFRS comes from the coding sequence ATGAAAATACTGTTTCTAACTCACGCCTTTAACAGCCTAACCCAGCGGCTGTTTGTTGAGTTGCGTGAGAAGAACCATGAGGTCTCTGTTGAGTTCGATATTAACGATACAGTGGCGGAAGAGGCGGTGGCGCTCTATCAGCCAGATCTGATTATCGCCCCCTTTCTCAAACGTGCCATCTCCGAATCCATCTGGGGTAATTACGTTTGTCTGGTTGTCCATCCCGGGATCATAGGTGACAGAGGCCCCTCCGCTCTGGACTGGGCGGTACTAAACAATGAATCCACCTGGGGCGTGACTGTACTACAGGCCAACGCCGAGATGGATGGTGGGGATGTCTGGGCCTCGGCTGAGTTTCCCAGGTGCAGTGCAACCAAGGCGGGTCTCTACCGCCATGAGGTGACGGCAGCAGCGGTGACGGCAGTGCTGACGGCAGTAGAGCGATTTGAGCAGGGTGACTACACGCCACAACCCCTCCATGAGTCTGCCCCATCACTGCGGGGACAGCTGCGTCCACTGATGAAACAGGATGATCGCAGGATCAACTGGCAAAGGGATGATACGGAGACGGTACTGAGAAAGATTCGCTGTGCCGATGGTTTTCCCGGAGTGCGTGACAAGCTACTTGACCAAGACCTCTTTCTTTACGATGCCAAAGCGGAAGGAAAACTGGGCGGTAAGCCCGGCCAGGTGATCGCCCGCTGTGGGCCGGCAATATGCCGTGCAACGGTGGATGGTGCGGTATGGATCGGCCATCTGCGTGATAAGAAGGGTGGGCACCCGTTCAAGCTGCCGGCAACCCGACTATTGGCTGAGGAAGTGACCATGCTGCCGGAGGTCTCTGCTGATGAAACCAGCGGCTACCGTGAGATCTGGTATGAAGAGGAGGGGGAGGTGGGCTATCTCTATTTCCCCTTCTACAATGGTGCCATGGGCAGCAATCAATGTGCCGCTCTGCTAACGGCCTATCGTGAGGCGAAGCAGCAGAACAGCCGTATCATCGTTTTAATGGGCGGCCCCGATTTCTGGTCCAACGGTATGCACCTCAATTTGATTGAGGCGGCGGAGAGCCCGGCGGACGAGTCCTGGCGCAACATCAACGCCATAGACGATCTGGCGAGGGAGATCATCAATACCGATAGCCATATGACTATCGCCGCGCTGCAGGGCAATGCAGGGGCCGGTGGTGTCTTTCTCGCCCGCGCCTGTGATCGGGTGTGGGCCCGTGAGGGTGTCATTCTCAATCCCCACTACAAGGATATGGGCAACCTCTACGGCTCTGAGTACTGGAGCTATCTGCTGCCGCACTATGCCGGTGAAGAGAACGCCCATCTTATCTCCCAGGCGCGCCTGCCCATGGGGACTAAGGAGGCGTGTGGCTTGGGACTGGTGGATGTTATTTTTCAGACTGACTCACAGGGCTTTATCGAATCGATTAAACATCGGGCAAGTGCCTGGGCAGGGTCATCCGAATTTCAGCATCTGCTGCAACAGAAAAATGAGCAGCGCAGAAATGACGAAGCGCTGAACTCCCTGGAGAATTATCGCGAAGATGAGCTCGAGCACATGCGTCGCAACTTTTATGGCTTCGATCCAAGCTATCACATTGCGCGATATAACTTCGTTTACAAGGTGCCGAAGTCCCGCACCCCGCTGACCATCGCTATACACAGACGGCGGTCAGACATCGTTAGGAGGGATCATCCTAGATTCCGCAGTTGA
- a CDS encoding nickel-dependent hydrogenase large subunit yields the protein MTTRITVDPITRIEGHLRIDVEVGDDGLVTKAWSSGQMWRGIEKILVGMDPREAWTYTQRFCGVCTTVHAITSVRAVENALQLEVPVNAQLIRNIIQTAHAIQDHIVHFYHLSAVDWVDVVSALSADPVAASKLAESLSDWPLNGPHEMKAVQERLKAFVGSGQLGPFASGFWGHPAMKLPPEVNLLAVAHYLQALEVQNYANKIVAILGGKSPHIQNVAVGGVSNSIGHDAPSVLNIERLMLIKNFIDKLEPFVKSTYMTDVPAIGAFYLDWAGYGGGVMNYLSVPDCPQDSKGTVFDLPGGYIENGDLSSLKKITNFNDAYFREGVAESSKHAWYEGDATLHPFDGTTEPQYTDFQDEGQYSWIKAPTFYGKRAEVGPLANVLVAVAGGDERYTKYLNQAMGTLRTVSQNPDIPLAALHSTIGRHAARAVRCAVMMDTLKDQWEKLVTNVGTGDVDTFNAPVFPKGEIRGVGFHEAPRGTLSHWVVIEDAKIKNYQAVVPSTWNAGARDENDEPGPYESSLIGNPVADPENPLEVLRTVHSFDPCIACAIHMVDTEQKEIVKVRAL from the coding sequence GTGACTACACGCATAACTGTTGACCCTATTACACGTATTGAGGGCCACCTTCGCATCGATGTGGAGGTGGGAGACGACGGTCTGGTGACCAAGGCCTGGTCATCGGGCCAGATGTGGCGGGGAATTGAGAAGATCCTGGTGGGGATGGATCCACGTGAGGCCTGGACCTATACCCAGCGCTTCTGCGGTGTCTGCACCACGGTTCACGCCATCACCTCCGTGCGGGCGGTAGAGAACGCCCTGCAGCTGGAGGTGCCGGTTAACGCCCAGCTGATCCGCAACATCATTCAGACCGCCCACGCCATTCAGGATCATATCGTCCACTTCTATCACCTGTCAGCGGTGGATTGGGTGGATGTGGTTTCGGCACTGAGTGCCGATCCGGTAGCCGCTTCCAAACTGGCGGAGAGCCTCTCCGACTGGCCTCTGAACGGCCCCCATGAGATGAAGGCGGTGCAGGAGCGTCTCAAGGCGTTCGTCGGCAGTGGACAGCTCGGCCCCTTCGCCAGCGGTTTCTGGGGACACCCCGCCATGAAACTGCCGCCGGAGGTGAATCTGCTGGCGGTGGCCCACTATCTACAAGCGCTGGAGGTACAGAACTACGCCAATAAGATTGTTGCCATTCTTGGCGGCAAGAGCCCACATATCCAGAATGTAGCGGTGGGGGGGGTCAGTAACTCCATCGGACACGATGCACCTTCGGTGCTCAATATTGAACGGCTGATGCTGATCAAAAACTTCATCGACAAGCTGGAGCCCTTCGTCAAGTCCACCTATATGACCGACGTACCGGCGATTGGCGCTTTCTATCTTGACTGGGCCGGTTATGGTGGCGGCGTGATGAACTACCTCTCCGTCCCCGATTGTCCCCAGGACAGCAAGGGCACGGTGTTTGATCTGCCCGGTGGCTATATCGAGAACGGCGACCTCTCCAGTCTGAAGAAGATCACCAACTTTAACGATGCCTACTTCCGTGAGGGTGTGGCCGAGAGTTCCAAGCACGCCTGGTATGAAGGTGACGCCACTCTGCATCCCTTCGACGGCACAACTGAACCCCAGTACACCGATTTCCAGGATGAGGGTCAGTACTCGTGGATCAAGGCACCTACCTTCTACGGCAAGCGTGCCGAGGTGGGACCGTTGGCCAATGTGCTGGTAGCGGTTGCCGGAGGCGATGAGCGCTATACAAAATATCTGAACCAGGCGATGGGTACGCTCAGAACGGTCTCCCAGAATCCGGATATTCCTCTTGCCGCGCTCCACTCCACCATTGGTCGCCACGCCGCCCGTGCGGTGCGCTGTGCAGTGATGATGGATACATTGAAGGATCAGTGGGAGAAGTTAGTAACAAATGTCGGCACGGGTGATGTGGACACTTTCAACGCCCCGGTATTCCCCAAGGGTGAGATCAGAGGAGTCGGTTTCCATGAAGCGCCCAGAGGGACGCTCTCACACTGGGTAGTGATTGAGGATGCCAAGATTAAAAACTACCAGGCGGTGGTGCCCAGTACCTGGAATGCCGGTGCTCGTGATGAAAATGATGAGCCGGGCCCCTACGAGTCGTCTCTGATAGGCAATCCGGTGGCCGATCCCGAGAATCCCCTTGAGGTGCTTCGTACCGTTCACTCCTTCGATCCCTGCATCGCCTGCGCCATCCACATGGTGGATACAGAGCAGAAGGAGATTGTGAAGGTGAGGGCGCTTTGA
- a CDS encoding HupE/UreJ family protein produces the protein MKETTRLKMKNRINFTKITWALVALLIPAITHAHTATDSGFLHDLFHDEFHLLGGAGLLAVMAVGVWAIYNGGRALWALAVIGVAVAAAGVALGLS, from the coding sequence ATGAAAGAAACAACGAGGCTGAAAATGAAAAACAGAATCAATTTTACAAAGATTACCTGGGCCTTGGTGGCGCTGCTTATACCCGCCATCACCCATGCCCATACAGCGACGGACAGCGGATTTCTCCACGACCTGTTTCACGATGAATTTCACCTGCTCGGCGGTGCCGGTCTGTTGGCGGTAATGGCAGTGGGAGTCTGGGCCATATATAACGGAGGGCGTGCCCTCTGGGCGCTGGCCGTCATCGGTGTTGCTGTTGCAGCAGCAGGTGTGGCTTTAGGTCTCTCCTGA
- a CDS encoding HypC/HybG/HupF family hydrogenase formation chaperone — MCIGAPVQVVESNDFTARCRDRNGQEMSVNMMLVGPQPVGTWVVSFLGSARDVLAPEDAESINAAMSELELLGRVAAR, encoded by the coding sequence ATGTGCATAGGCGCCCCGGTTCAGGTGGTCGAATCGAATGATTTTACCGCCCGCTGTCGTGATCGTAATGGTCAGGAGATGAGTGTAAATATGATGCTTGTCGGCCCGCAGCCAGTAGGTACTTGGGTGGTGAGTTTTCTTGGCTCAGCCCGCGATGTGCTGGCTCCGGAAGATGCCGAAAGTATCAATGCAGCGATGAGTGAGTTGGAGTTATTGGGCAGAGTTGCAGCACGCTGA
- a CDS encoding HypC/HybG/HupF family hydrogenase formation chaperone produces MCLALPAQIVEIDETTDNAIASLGGVKKEISLALVEDARVGDYVLIHVGYALNKVSEEEAEKTLALFAEAGLAPEVAG; encoded by the coding sequence ATGTGCCTCGCACTCCCCGCACAAATCGTTGAGATAGACGAAACAACCGACAACGCCATCGCTTCACTCGGTGGTGTAAAGAAAGAGATCTCCCTCGCTCTGGTGGAAGACGCCCGGGTGGGTGATTACGTACTCATTCACGTGGGTTACGCCCTCAATAAGGTGAGTGAAGAGGAGGCGGAAAAAACCTTGGCGCTGTTTGCCGAGGCAGGTCTTGCACCAGAGGTTGCAGGGTGA
- the hypA gene encoding hydrogenase maturation nickel metallochaperone HypA: MHEMSLCEGILQVLEESADSQGFTSIKTVWLEIGVLAGVEVEAMRFGFDVVMRGSLAEGAKLEILQLPGEAWCMQCAKSVEVKQRFDQCPDCGGYQLQVTGGDQMQIKELEVE; this comes from the coding sequence ATGCATGAGATGTCACTGTGTGAAGGTATCCTTCAGGTGCTTGAAGAGAGTGCCGACAGCCAAGGTTTTACCAGCATAAAGACGGTCTGGCTGGAGATCGGTGTCCTTGCGGGCGTTGAGGTGGAGGCGATGCGTTTTGGCTTTGATGTCGTCATGAGGGGGTCGCTGGCTGAAGGGGCCAAGCTGGAGATTCTTCAACTACCCGGTGAAGCCTGGTGTATGCAGTGTGCCAAATCTGTTGAGGTCAAGCAGCGTTTCGATCAATGCCCGGATTGTGGTGGTTATCAATTACAGGTCACCGGTGGTGACCAGATGCAGATTAAAGAGCTGGAGGTGGAGTGA
- a CDS encoding endonuclease domain-containing protein: MDLINNARELRHNQTDAEMLLWSKLRKRQLNGCKFRRQFPVHPYIVDFACLSERLIIELDGGQHAEQKAYDEKRTAYLESKGFRLLRYWNNEVLGQLQEVVDDIQNQLMIDSSTPPHPSPLPGGERE; this comes from the coding sequence ATGGACCTGATCAATAATGCCAGGGAGTTAAGGCATAACCAAACCGATGCCGAGATGCTGTTGTGGAGCAAACTGAGAAAGAGGCAGCTCAATGGATGCAAGTTTAGAAGGCAGTTTCCTGTTCATCCATATATTGTGGATTTTGCCTGTCTTTCAGAGAGGCTGATTATTGAACTGGATGGTGGTCAGCACGCTGAGCAAAAAGCCTACGATGAAAAGCGAACAGCATACTTGGAGTCTAAGGGATTTCGACTTCTCAGATATTGGAATAATGAGGTTTTGGGACAGCTGCAGGAAGTTGTTGATGATATTCAGAATCAGCTGATGATTGATTCTTCAACTCCCCCTCACCCCAGCCCTCTCCCCGGTGGGGAGAGGGAGTAA
- the hybB gene encoding Ni/Fe-hydrogenase cytochrome b subunit: protein MSGHKALNSRIITPPFLFLALILLIGGYFGVQRFMEGMGAVSNLNGGFSWGIWVVYDVVVGTAFACGGYALAFTVYVFNKGKYHPLVRPAVLASLLGYAMGGFGAFFDMGRFWQFYEIFLPWNWNFNSVMLEVGLCVAAYILILIIEFAPAFLERIGQKKLLKVLNKVLFLFIALGVLLPTMHQSSLGSLLIAMGHKVHPLWQTLHFQPLLAILTALTMGFSIVIFEASFSTVGFRRSSETDLLAGLGKVIVGLIAVFLAARLVILALQGKLGLIFTGDFASLMFLLELALFIIPLVILLSPQRRNRGGTLLIAAVCMLFAGSLYRFNAFLFTYDPGPGFSYFPSVPEIMITLGIIALELMVYLAVVKRLPVLHREEHA from the coding sequence ATGAGTGGTCATAAAGCACTCAACAGCCGGATCATTACCCCCCCATTTCTCTTTCTTGCGCTGATTCTGCTGATCGGTGGCTACTTCGGCGTGCAGCGTTTCATGGAGGGTATGGGAGCGGTAAGCAACCTCAACGGTGGCTTCTCTTGGGGTATCTGGGTGGTCTATGACGTCGTTGTCGGTACCGCCTTTGCCTGCGGTGGCTATGCTCTGGCTTTTACCGTCTACGTATTCAACAAGGGCAAGTACCATCCACTGGTACGGCCGGCGGTACTGGCCAGTCTGCTGGGCTACGCCATGGGTGGTTTCGGCGCCTTCTTCGATATGGGACGCTTCTGGCAGTTCTACGAGATCTTCCTGCCGTGGAACTGGAACTTCAACTCAGTCATGTTGGAAGTGGGCCTCTGCGTTGCCGCCTACATTCTGATTCTGATCATTGAGTTCGCTCCGGCATTTCTTGAACGCATCGGTCAGAAGAAGCTACTCAAGGTGCTTAACAAGGTGCTTTTCCTATTTATCGCACTGGGAGTATTGCTGCCGACCATGCACCAGTCCTCTCTTGGATCGCTGCTGATCGCCATGGGACATAAGGTTCATCCACTGTGGCAGACGCTGCACTTCCAGCCGCTGCTGGCGATACTGACCGCACTGACCATGGGTTTCTCCATTGTTATTTTCGAGGCTTCATTCTCCACTGTTGGTTTCCGCCGCAGTTCTGAAACAGACCTGCTGGCGGGATTGGGAAAGGTGATTGTCGGACTTATTGCTGTGTTTCTGGCGGCGCGCCTGGTGATCCTGGCACTGCAGGGAAAACTGGGGCTGATCTTTACTGGTGACTTCGCCAGTCTGATGTTCCTGCTGGAGTTGGCGCTGTTTATCATTCCGCTGGTGATTCTGCTGTCACCCCAGCGGCGCAACCGTGGCGGCACGCTGCTGATCGCCGCGGTCTGCATGCTCTTTGCCGGTTCTCTCTATCGCTTCAACGCCTTCCTCTTCACCTACGATCCCGGTCCAGGTTTCAGCTACTTCCCATCGGTGCCGGAGATCATGATCACCCTGGGCATTATTGCTCTGGAGCTGATGGTCTATCTGGCAGTGGTTAAGAGACTCCCTGTGCTGCATCGCGAAGAGCACGCGTGA
- the hypE gene encoding hydrogenase expression/formation protein HypE: protein MSNKRHNTTFSTRSGTVDMTHGSGGRSMAQLIEGLFFKYLDNELLRQANDQAAFNVPAGRMVMSTDGHVISPLFFPGGDIGSLSVHGTVNDVAMSGAKPLYLAAGFILEEGFPLADLDRIVASMGAAANRAGVPIVTGDTKVVEKGKGDGIFITTTGIGVVPEGVEISGDLARQGDAILVSGSLGDHGVAIMSSRENLEFETTIESDSAALHTLVADMVAAVPAIHCLRDPTRGGLASTLNELAQQSGVGMKLNEPAIPIKPQVAAACELLGLDPLYVANEGKLICICKQSDAETLLAVMKQHPLGTDAAIIGEVVEDELGFVQMETSFGGSRVVDWLAGEQLPRIC, encoded by the coding sequence ATGAGCAATAAAAGACACAACACCACTTTCAGTACAAGAAGCGGCACCGTCGATATGACCCACGGTAGTGGCGGTCGTTCCATGGCCCAGCTTATCGAGGGGCTGTTTTTCAAGTACCTGGATAATGAACTGCTGCGTCAGGCCAATGACCAGGCGGCTTTCAATGTGCCTGCCGGGCGTATGGTGATGAGTACCGATGGCCATGTGATTTCACCGCTCTTTTTCCCCGGTGGAGACATCGGTTCTCTTTCGGTTCACGGCACCGTCAACGATGTCGCCATGTCTGGCGCCAAGCCACTCTATCTGGCCGCCGGGTTTATTCTTGAAGAGGGTTTTCCACTGGCCGATCTGGATCGCATTGTTGCCAGTATGGGGGCTGCGGCCAACAGAGCGGGCGTACCCATTGTCACCGGCGACACCAAGGTGGTTGAGAAGGGCAAGGGTGACGGTATCTTTATCACCACCACCGGTATTGGCGTGGTGCCTGAAGGTGTTGAAATTTCCGGTGATCTGGCCCGTCAGGGTGATGCAATTCTGGTCAGCGGCAGCCTCGGTGATCACGGTGTGGCGATCATGTCGAGCCGGGAGAATCTGGAGTTTGAAACCACCATCGAGTCTGACTCCGCCGCCCTCCATACCCTAGTGGCCGATATGGTGGCGGCGGTACCTGCTATTCACTGCCTGCGTGATCCGACCCGCGGTGGGTTGGCCAGCACCCTCAACGAGCTTGCACAACAATCGGGTGTCGGCATGAAGTTGAATGAGCCGGCTATTCCCATCAAACCTCAGGTAGCCGCCGCCTGTGAGCTGCTTGGACTAGACCCCCTCTATGTAGCCAATGAAGGCAAGCTGATCTGTATTTGTAAACAGAGTGATGCAGAAACGTTACTGGCGGTGATGAAGCAACATCCACTAGGCACAGATGCCGCCATCATCGGAGAAGTGGTGGAAGATGAACTCGGCTTCGTGCAGATGGAGACCAGCTTCGGTGGCAGCCGTGTGGTGGATTGGCTGGCGGGAGAGCAGTTGCCGAGGATTTGTTGA
- the hybE gene encoding [NiFe]-hydrogenase assembly chaperone HybE: MINPEYLSADIEETFTRIQNEQMKDIPILNYAMGVEAVAFQEWYGCCVGILITPWFMNLMLFPEREGEWDDLAIGEKQSHHFPAGDYEFTVNEFDGVGRCQTYPIHSPMHEFSTHQDALSVANTFMDLLMIEVEDGKCDKEGDRFSRFLQGDEMAQIQLDEEEAEAACQCPSLKVEADRSISRRDLLRGNFQGNQPG, translated from the coding sequence ATGATTAACCCAGAATATCTTTCTGCTGATATCGAAGAGACCTTTACCCGCATCCAGAATGAGCAGATGAAGGATATCCCCATCCTTAACTACGCCATGGGTGTTGAAGCCGTTGCTTTTCAGGAGTGGTACGGCTGTTGTGTCGGTATTCTGATCACTCCCTGGTTTATGAACCTGATGCTCTTTCCTGAACGGGAGGGTGAGTGGGATGATCTTGCCATAGGCGAAAAGCAGAGCCACCATTTCCCTGCCGGGGATTATGAGTTCACTGTCAATGAGTTTGACGGAGTGGGCCGTTGCCAGACTTACCCGATTCACTCTCCGATGCATGAATTTTCCACCCACCAAGACGCGCTCTCAGTGGCGAACACCTTTATGGATCTTCTCATGATTGAGGTCGAGGACGGCAAGTGTGATAAGGAGGGGGATCGCTTCTCCCGCTTTCTGCAGGGTGATGAGATGGCACAGATTCAGCTGGATGAAGAGGAGGCTGAGGCTGCATGTCAATGTCCTTCACTGAAAGTTGAGGCTGATAGATCGATCAGTCGCCGCGATCTGCTGCGGGGTAATTTTCAGGGAAACCAACCCGGGTAA